A stretch of Aedes aegypti strain LVP_AGWG chromosome 2, AaegL5.0 Primary Assembly, whole genome shotgun sequence DNA encodes these proteins:
- the LOC5568918 gene encoding splicing factor 45, which translates to MALYDDLDTKQGPDKVAGWSSGIKLLQTQLQVKKAAQPIIQPKNALRKHGLTPVVNLKAKKENIDLFGIPSSSSQVSYDKPITVTTSVPTSVSGGDAYSWNVIDEYNPLWPNEYEKLTKDRKAKEPPKQPLNNYGGRSRREYKRGLNLNKMHGGGGGAGGGGGAGGGGGGDDDGPGAKKSGFAGRPSSDDEEEFRPGLKTSGAAIAPPASLQESVAQIPDGSKMPNLTAYGGSSVAAKIMAKYGFRDGQGLGKQEQGMSMALQVEKTSKRGGRIVHEKDISMPPPGEVPAAATAGAAPAAASTSQASSFASEPSITEIMKSPSKVVLLRNMVGPGDVDDELEPEVKDECNTKYGDVITVVIHEIPKVVPEETVRIFVEFKRMESAIKAVVDLNGRFFGGRQVRAGFYNQERFDSMDLDG; encoded by the exons ATGGCCCTTTACGACGACCTGGATACCAAACAGGGGCCGGACAAGGTCGCCGGCTGGTCGTCTGGAATTAAACTTCTCCAGACGCAGCTGCAGGTGAAGAAAGCGGCGCAACCCATCATTCAGCCGAAGAACGCTCTGAGGAAGCAC GGTTTAACACCGGTAGTCAACCTGAAAGCGAAAAAGGAGAATATCGATCTGTTTGGAATACCGTCGAGCAGCAGTCAGGTTTCGTATGACAAACCGATTACCGTTACGACATCCGTTCCCACGAGTGTCAGTGGAGGAGACGCCTACAGCTGGAATGTGATTGACGAATACAATCCACTGTGGCCAAACGAGTACGAAAAGCTGACTAAGGACCGGAAGGCTAAGGAACCCCCGAAACAACCGCTGAACAATTATGGCGGTCGGAGCAGACGGGAATATAAACGTGGCCTCAATCTGAACAAGATGCATGGAGGTGGGGGTGGTGCTGGAGGGGGAGGAGGAGCAGGTGGCGGTGGaggtggcgatgatgatggaCCAGGAGCCAAAAAGAGTGGATTTGCCGGTCGACCATCGTCTGACGACGAGGAAGAATTCCGGCCTGGTTTGAAGACTTCTGGAGCGGCCATTGCCCCACCGGCATCGTTGCAGGAATCCGTCGCACAAATACCGGACGGTTCAAA AATGCCAAATCTTACCGCTTACGGTGGAAGCTCGGTTGCTGCTAAGATTATGGCCAAGTACGGCTTCCGGGATGGCCAAGGATTGGGCAAACAGGAACAAGGCATGTCCATGGCTTTGCAGGTTGAGAAAACTTCCAAACGGGGCGGTCGCATTGTGCACGAAAAGGACATAAGTATGCCTCCTCCTGGTGAGGttccagcagcagcaacagcggGTGCGGCACCGGCAGCGGCTTCAACATCGCAGGCCTCGTCGTTCGCATCAGAACCCTCGATAACGGAAATCATGAAATCTCCAAGCAAAGTGGTACTGCTCAGG AATATGGTCGGTCCAGGAGATGTGGACGACGAGTTGGAACCGGAGGTCAAGGATGAATGTAATACCAAATATGGTGACGTCATCACCGTGGTGATCCATGAGATACCGAAAGTGGTCCCGGAGGAAACGGTTCGCATTTTCGTCGAGTTCAAGCGCATGGAGAGCGCCATCAAGGCCGTTGTGGATCTGAATGGTCGGTTCTTCGGTGGTCGTCAAGTTCGCGCTGGATTCTACAACCAGGAGAGGTTCGACAGCATGGATCTCGATGGGTGA
- the LOC5568923 gene encoding E3 ubiquitin-protein ligase RNF123: MDFSSVLSSVFGGECPIKTDSREDDDSSTLLSGYLVEIGSWLEEKLQSHPFPEDSSDLDTAIAGRLGPRRTVFDATDDGSILVSKDKLTLQSQNAFSTVKANCCVYSGRWMYEVQLRSKGVMQIGWCSAHCKFTQDTGVGDTRYSYGLDGSKQRIWHVYTQKYGPFWRSGDVFGVCVDMDEGRIEYYRNGAALGEAFKDIERGPGLALYPAVSLAFNDSLTANFGGSPLKHPVEGYRCLQDAPNILLYQAECLLKYIVNLSGAISRHTRSDQDSPTIDNAFPSFESIYMLIASMLIEKIAPLLASSYVVEDKVFKYMKGMCVLRSNTMNESPIQPGSPESTLGTFLTLLWTYLEPEEMKLFLKKMLNFLANTYKETPVDLDYEKQRKIIVILTCICQHPQTRKYLLEYKFFKKNCLPLFLYTKPPDESTLEQLLPDEAIWTEGLGGSKQVYLLACEKLKAHTGVLYTLQKNLIHILLNNRDGEEGCSPSSRMIFMAKLRKFVMDNNAEMRGLYTSSTQPAIGLSFLCTLLDVARTLWNEEVSTATTSSTSSQYPFIDYRYFYDGTFKYTNIDRIGGVLSYLKKHFRQQLVEKLGEDHASLAAVDQQSDLRNEIAAFNVFLDSAIFLVSGGPNSTYSFISRAASNTGAELHHQEGDPSLGPSRPGGSGGPIKAGNMDERQSICELLDCAVIFYYSVAHKYVVMIADLRDNICHLSDILLETKTNCDDVVHNLEELKRSSTVGFSKAHEELMQELDTRFGQRKSIFAKRSMELARKQAWYRSVALGSHRRSLLCWLMGIVFETLRRFSDEDVLFSFLPETYINVIPVLLDTILDFSYHDTGMQHDLSADGELINLGANFLALHLADTRVILASCKDALIQALGSLTCHQAGIYALEQASPRSQQAFVRALLRPYENRAWGQSNWLLLRFWLGDGFGYRESRPPCVWQGGKQAGRSLGLYRSRAKNGSHTGLLHLVAPACPSKHFQQMISEILSKDEPYCTTFLNSVLSQLNWAFSEFIHILQDIQNVSQRDEQQVIETKQLKICSMCFELTVSLMRALEMILTITPGLLQDASRANSEIILGRICQLAIQVLSRVTVPPGCFQHVMDLCLPDLSNVTHFAIISAAIGILLALMKNELIEDDSNTASVSSTSTIGTSNGNVVEISKIPRISKHLLTDTSFHITSLEFALGEIKTPIAASSQQAPRGNFDPKMRAHIDPLTNEVRVPSPFRAIIGVKEIVPDPPIIKFNMADYPNHVTKEELNKVRRLIEILQLRQTLLSEITVLSEDSLCPICYAKQNSAVFDPCQHQSCENCIIQHLMNNKQCFYCKLSIAKVVRADGAVIYENSLPLKLSSTVVGSSQTDDVSQAVDEGDGPSGL; this comes from the exons ATGGACTTCTCGAGTGTGTTGTCCAGCGTTTTCGGTGGGGAGTGTCCGATCAAAACGGATTCCAGAGAGGATGACGATTCCTCCACTTTGTTGTCGGG GTATCTGGTGGAAATCGGATCATGGTTGGAAGAAAAGCTACAGAGTCATCCCTTCCCGGAAGATAGCAGTGATTTGGATACGGCCATAGCGGGACGACTGGGTCCCAGGCGAACCGTATTCGATGCCACGGATGATGGGTCCATTTTGGTGTCCAAGGACAAGTTGACCCTGCAGTCACAGAATGCCTTTTCAACGGTGAAGGCCAACTGCTGCGTTTACTCCGGACGGTGGATGTACGAG GTCCAACTTCGGTCCAAAGGTGTGATGCAAATTGGATGGTGTTCGGCGCATTGTAAGTTTACACAGGATACGGGCGTTGGAGACACTCGATACAGCTATGGCCTAGACGGAAGCAAACAACGAATATGGCACGTTTACACACAGAAGTATGGCCCATTTTGGAGATCCGGTGACGTGTTTGGTGTGTGCGTAGACATGGATGAAGGGCGAATAGAATACTATAGGAATGGCGCTGCGTTGGGAGAGGCGTTCAAGGATATTGAAAGAGGACCGGGATTGGCCTTGTACCCAGCCGTTTCGCTAGCCTTCAATGATAGTCTTACTGCCAACTTCGGTGGATCTCCATTGAAGCATCCTGTCGAAGGGTATCGATGTCTACAAGATGCCCCAAATATCCTTCTGTACCAGGCAGAATGTCTTCTCAAGTATATCGTGAATCTCTCAGGTGCAATTTCTCGCCACACTCGCAGCGATCAAGACTCTCCCACAATTGACAACGCATTCCCCTCGTTCGAATCCATCTACATGCTGATCGCATCCATGTTGATCGAGAAAATTGCCCCTTTACTGGCCAGTTCTTACGTAGTGGAAGACAAAGTGTTCAAATACATGAAAGGAATGTGTGTACTACGAAGTAACACTATGAATGAATCCCCAATCCAGCCAGGATCTCCGGAAAGCACCTTGGGAACTTTCCTCACCCTGCTGTGGACCTATTTGGAACCGGAAGAAATGAAActgttcttgaaaaaaatgctcAACTTCCTGGCCAACACGTACAAGGAAACACCCGTTGATTTAGACTACGAAAAACAACGAAAGATCATCGTCATTCTAACGTGCATCTGCCAGCACCCACAAACGCGAAAGTATCTTCTGGAGTATAAGTTCTTCAAGAAAAACTGCCTACCGCTGTTTCTGTACACGAAACCACCGGATGAATCGACGCTGGAGCAACTGCTGCCAGATGAAGCCATCTGGACGGAGGGTTTAGGGGGCTCCAAGCAGGTTTACCTGCTGGCTTGCGAGAAGCTTAAGGCGCACACCGGCGTACTTTACACGCTGCAGAAGAACCTGATACACATCTTGCTCAACAACCGAGACGGCGAGGAAGGCTGCTCGCCTTCGAGTCGGATGATTTTCATGGCCAAGCTGAGGAAGTTTGTGATGGACAATAATGCGGAAATGAGG GGCTTGTATACGTCTTCAACCCAACCGGCGATTGGCCTTTCATTCCTTTGCACCTTGCTGGATGTGGCCCGTACGCTCTGGAATGAAGAAGTGTCAACTGCGACGACTTCGTCCACTTCGTCTCAGTATCCATTTATAGATTACCGTTACTTCTACGATGGTACTTTCAAATACACCAACATCGATCGCATTGGAGGTGTTCTATCTTACTTGAAGAAACATTTTCGACAGCAGTTGGTCGAGAAACTTGGCGAAGACCACGCTAGTCTGGCAGCAGTCGATCAGCAATCTGATTTGAGAAATGAAATAG CTGCCTTCAACGTGTTCTTGGACTCGGCCATTTTCCTGGTATCTGGAGGTCCCAACTCTACATATTCGTTTATATCTAGAGCGGCGTCCAA CACTGGAGCCGAGTTACATCACCAGGAAGGGGACCCGTCGCTTGGGCCGAGTCGACCCGGGGGCAGCGGTGGACCCATCAAAGCCGGCAACATGGACGAACGGCAGTCGATCTGCGAACTGCTGGATTGCGCAGTAATTTTCTACTACTCGGTAGCGCACAAATACGTCGTCATGATTGCCGACCTGCGGGACAACATTTGCCATCTGTCGGATATTCTGCTGGAAACGAAAACCAACTGTGACGATGTGGTGCACAATTTGGAGGAGCTGAAGCGCTCGAGTACGGTTGGGTTCAGCAAGGCGCACGAAGAGCTAATGCAAGAGCTAGACACCCGCTTCGGTCAGCGGAAAAGCATATTCGCG AAACGATCCATGGAACTGGCTCGCAAGCAAGCGTGGTACCGTTCTGTGGCACTAGGGTCGCATCGCAGGTCATTGCTCTGCTGGCTGATGGGCATCGTGTTCGAAACATTGCGACGCTTCAGCGACGAAGATGTTCTGTTCTCTTTCTTGCCGGAAACATACATCAACGTGATTCCGGTACTGTTGGACACGATTTTGGATTTCAGTTATCACGACACCGGTATGCAGCATGACCTGTCAGCAGATGGAGAACTCATCAATTTGGGGGCCAATTTCCTTGCCTTGCATCTTGCGGACACGCGAGTCATCCTCGCTTCTTGTAAGGACGCTCTTATCCAAGCGTTAGGGTCACTCACTTGCCATCAGGCAGGAATCTATGCATTAGAGCAAGCATCACCGAGGAGCCAGCAAGCTTTCGTGCGAGCACTTCTGCGACCTTACGAGAATCGAGCTTGGGGCCAGAGTAATTGGCTGCTCCTGCGCTTCTGGCTAGGAGACGGATTTGGATACAGAGAATCTCGTCCACCGTGTGTCTGGCAAGGTGGCAAACAAGCCGGACGATCCCTTGGCCTCTACCGAAGTCGGGCTAAGAACGGGTCCCACACCGGATTGCTTCATCTAGTTGCGCCAGCTTGCCCCTCGAAGCACTTTCAACAAATGATCAGTGAGATACTGAGCAAAGACGAACCTTACTGTACAACTTTCCTGAACTCGGTGCTGTCTCAGCTGAATTGGGCCTTTTCAGAGTTTATCCACATTCTGCAAGAT ATACAAAATGTGTCGCAACGGGATGAGCAGCAGGTGATCGAAACAAAACAGCTAAAGATTTGCTCAATGTGCTTCGAGCTGACCGTTTCGTTGATGCGAGCCCTCGAGATGATCCTGACGATAACGCCGGGACTGTTGCAGGACGCATCGAGAGCGAACAGTGAAATTATTCTCGGTAGAATCTGCCAG CTTGCTATCCAAGTTCTATCCCGGGTGACGGTTCCCCCTGGTTGCTTCCAACACGTGATGGATCTCTGCTTGCCGGACTTAAGCAACGTAACTCATTTTGCCATCATCAGTGCTGCCATCGGAATTCTGTTAGCGCTGATGAAAAACGAACTGATTGAAGACGATAGCAACACTGCCAGTGTCAGCAGCACAAGCACCATCGGTACCAGCAATGGCAACGTTGTCGAAATCTCGAAGATTCCTCGTATTTCCAAGCACCTTCTGACTGATACCAGTTTTCACATAACTAGTTTGGAGTTTGCCTTGGGAGAAATCAAAACCCCGATTGCGGCCAGCAGTCAGCAAGCACCGAGGGGTAACTTCGATCCGAAGATGAGGGCGCATATCGATCCTCTGACGAATGAGGTTCGAGTACCGTCACCATTCCGGGCGATTATTGGCGTAAAAGAGATCGTACCGGATCCACCGATCATCAAGTTCAATATGGCGGATT ATCCGAATCATGTCACCAAAGAGGAGCTGAACAAAGTTCGTCGTCTCATAGAAATTCTGCAGTTGCGACAAACTCTTCTCTCGGAAATTACGGTGCTTTCGGAGGATTCACTTTGCCCTATCTGCTATGCCAAACAGAACTCAGCCGTATTTGATCCTTGCCAGCATCAGTCTTGCGA GAACTGCATCATCCAACATTTGATGAACAACAAGCAGTGCTTCTACTGCAAACTGTCCATTGCGAAAGTGGTACGTGCAGATGGAGCTGTGATCTACGAGAATAGCCTCCCGCTCAAGTTATCCTCAACGGTAGTTGGATCATCTCAAACAGACGATGTATCACAGGCAGTCGATGAAGGCGATGGACCCAGTGGTCTTTAG